The following are from one region of the Paenibacillus sabinae T27 genome:
- a CDS encoding ArsR/SmtB family transcription factor has translation MSSSSSLNHKIKTVVSPFHEMLCSLHVLCQPEHHPRRLQWSQELLKAMPSDLRDSIRQLGKRTDVWTALMELADHSGEPMTCRKGIEALNSLPDAELVHLALNNTVPIGTIIQWMHGIRGLEEEELEDAGLSLLDSLEPFRRLLTDTLTQYEESFFRREWQVVEPWVQTAAAAFQQETEQSAEKAISSLHPRLFAEKGTITAQKAKSYHFAYDSLEHIYVFPSTFIFPHLLIGWYGKALFLPLAVDIPELPYNDSPPADLLLRFKALGDETRLKIVKLLWKGPHCTKQLAPVLGISEAAVSKHLKLLSEAGLIRVKRRGSYQFYSADKEEMEMMLVLQRQFLEQ, from the coding sequence ATGAGCTCATCATCTTCCTTGAATCATAAAATCAAAACCGTTGTCAGTCCCTTCCATGAAATGCTGTGCAGCCTGCATGTCCTGTGCCAGCCGGAGCATCATCCAAGGCGGCTTCAGTGGTCGCAGGAGCTGTTGAAAGCCATGCCTTCCGATCTGAGGGACAGCATCCGGCAACTTGGCAAACGCACCGATGTCTGGACCGCATTAATGGAACTGGCAGATCATTCTGGAGAGCCAATGACCTGCCGCAAAGGCATAGAGGCCCTGAATAGTCTGCCGGATGCCGAACTGGTTCATTTGGCTTTAAACAATACGGTGCCGATCGGAACGATCATCCAATGGATGCACGGAATTCGTGGGCTGGAAGAGGAGGAATTGGAGGACGCCGGGCTATCGCTGCTGGACTCGCTGGAGCCTTTTCGGAGACTCCTCACCGATACATTGACGCAGTATGAAGAGTCCTTTTTTCGCCGGGAATGGCAGGTGGTTGAGCCTTGGGTGCAGACGGCCGCCGCGGCCTTTCAGCAAGAAACCGAGCAATCCGCGGAAAAAGCGATCTCTTCCCTCCATCCGCGTCTGTTTGCGGAAAAAGGAACGATTACCGCCCAAAAAGCGAAAAGCTACCATTTTGCCTATGACAGCCTCGAGCATATTTATGTATTTCCCAGCACCTTCATCTTTCCTCATCTCTTAATCGGCTGGTACGGAAAAGCTCTCTTTCTCCCGCTTGCCGTCGACATTCCGGAGCTGCCGTACAACGATTCTCCGCCGGCGGATCTGCTTCTGCGTTTCAAGGCGCTTGGCGACGAAACCCGGCTCAAAATCGTGAAGCTGCTGTGGAAAGGACCGCACTGCACGAAGCAGCTTGCTCCCGTTCTCGGCATTTCCGAAGCGGCCGTTTCCAAGCATCTGAAGCTTCTGTCCGAAGCCGGCCTGATCCGGGTCAAGCGCCGGGGAAGCTATCAATTTTACTCTGCCGACAAAGAGGAAATGGAGATGATGCTCGTGCTGCAAAGACAGTTTCTGGAGCAGTAA
- a CDS encoding CobW family GTP-binding protein, with amino-acid sequence MTENAVPVYILSGFLGSGKTTLLYRLLDYWKNEGMRPAVVMNELGDVNFDGMLVGESVPMAELLSGCICCSASVDLSTELTTLMKRESPGVIVIEATGAANPLDIIDNVTETSLYSKVELKGLITVVDAAHLLELHREQKGATYRLMQEQIRSASVLILNKTDRVTAEEAEEVNGVLRKWNAYAKIIPAVRCEVNLHNLLDNADSISLAETSGGAPKDLSSGTGTDGEGLPENEEIAAEGTGRASHDHVMAYTHFFANPINSVEFEAFLKELPSDVYRAKGVLTFNDTSGRFLFQYAYRESDFIKITPQGEVRDVAVFIGEHFSSGELRKKLLRLEGRGYERPAAVKRSL; translated from the coding sequence ATGACGGAAAATGCTGTTCCTGTATATATATTGTCAGGATTTCTGGGCAGCGGGAAGACGACTCTGCTGTACAGGCTGCTTGATTATTGGAAAAATGAAGGTATGCGTCCGGCCGTCGTCATGAACGAGCTCGGCGACGTTAACTTTGACGGCATGCTGGTCGGCGAATCCGTGCCAATGGCCGAGCTTCTGTCCGGATGCATCTGCTGCTCAGCAAGCGTTGATCTCAGCACGGAGCTGACAACGCTGATGAAGAGAGAATCGCCGGGTGTGATCGTTATCGAAGCAACGGGCGCGGCTAACCCTCTCGATATCATCGATAACGTTACCGAAACATCGCTGTACAGCAAAGTCGAGCTGAAGGGCTTGATTACCGTAGTCGACGCGGCTCATCTGCTGGAGCTGCACAGAGAGCAGAAGGGAGCCACTTACCGGCTGATGCAGGAGCAAATCCGCAGCGCTTCCGTGCTTATTCTGAATAAAACGGATCGCGTAACTGCGGAAGAGGCGGAGGAAGTTAACGGTGTGCTTCGCAAATGGAATGCGTACGCCAAGATTATCCCGGCGGTGCGGTGCGAAGTGAATTTGCACAATCTGCTCGATAATGCGGACAGCATATCGCTGGCGGAAACCTCTGGCGGGGCGCCGAAAGACCTTTCTTCCGGCACTGGAACTGACGGAGAGGGCTTGCCGGAGAATGAAGAAATAGCCGCCGAAGGCACGGGCCGTGCTTCTCACGACCATGTGATGGCGTATACGCATTTTTTCGCTAATCCGATTAACAGCGTGGAATTCGAAGCATTTCTGAAGGAATTGCCGTCCGACGTGTACAGAGCGAAAGGCGTGTTGACCTTTAACGATACTTCCGGCCGTTTCCTGTTTCAATACGCTTACCGCGAGTCGGATTTTATTAAAATCACTCCCCAGGGAGAGGTTCGTGATGTGGCGGTTTTTATCGGAGAACATTTCTCGTCCGGGGAATTGCGGAAGAAATTGCTGCGCTTGGAAGGGCGAGGCTATGAACGTCCGGCGGCTGTAAAAAGAAGCTTGTAG
- a CDS encoding ABC transporter permease produces the protein MKLRGYLIPLRAEMLKQHRSRTRGKAVFFSMLLWPAIAFLTSYYAMQPYRTGEGSALSRVIPPGGVPLFLLSGYLVFQLFWTTVQSAWLFEQERKQGTLEIIFMTSSSKMAFLFGRSLYSLFNGIWMFAAFSFLTFWFVADPGQVEWSVLLPVIALIVCSSVIWGAMLSAISLFSRDSGMLYYIFQAPMELFGGVRIPPSVFPLWAKGLSLLFPVTYSLNLVRGALYGNTGGAWIWSLVVLIAADAAFVWLTGYLLALAERHARAKGNWSLF, from the coding sequence ATGAAGCTTCGCGGCTATTTGATCCCGCTCCGGGCGGAAATGTTGAAACAGCATAGAAGCCGAACCAGGGGAAAAGCCGTATTTTTCTCCATGCTGCTCTGGCCCGCCATTGCTTTTCTAACCTCCTATTACGCGATGCAGCCCTATCGAACCGGCGAAGGCTCGGCATTGTCCAGGGTCATTCCCCCCGGCGGCGTTCCGCTGTTTCTGTTAAGCGGCTATCTCGTGTTTCAGCTGTTCTGGACCACCGTTCAGTCGGCCTGGCTGTTCGAACAGGAGCGCAAGCAGGGTACACTTGAAATCATTTTTATGACGTCCTCGTCCAAAATGGCCTTTTTATTCGGGCGCTCGCTGTATTCCCTGTTTAATGGAATCTGGATGTTCGCGGCGTTCTCCTTCCTTACCTTTTGGTTTGTCGCCGATCCCGGCCAAGTAGAGTGGTCTGTACTGCTGCCGGTGATCGCGCTTATCGTGTGCTCTTCAGTCATCTGGGGAGCGATGCTCAGCGCCATCTCCTTGTTCTCTCGAGACTCCGGCATGCTATATTATATTTTTCAGGCTCCGATGGAGCTGTTTGGGGGTGTGCGCATTCCTCCCTCCGTCTTTCCTCTGTGGGCAAAAGGACTATCGCTGCTCTTCCCGGTTACCTACAGCCTGAATCTCGTTCGTGGGGCGCTGTACGGCAATACAGGCGGAGCATGGATCTGGTCGCTGGTCGTGCTGATCGCCGCCGATGCCGCGTTTGTATGGCTAACCGGGTACCTGCTAGCATTGGCCGAGAGGCATGCGAGAGCCAAGGGAAACTGGAGTTTATTCTAA
- a CDS encoding MogA/MoaB family molybdenum cofactor biosynthesis protein: protein MSSVEQHRKEAPNSVNCYIITVSDTRTIDTDKSGQLIETLLEESGYHVAGRTIVKDDYDDIRELIHICAADNAIEAVLLTGGTGIAPRDSTYEAVESLLDKTMPGFGEIFRYLSFAEDIGTAAILSRAVAGTIGSTAVFSMPGSTGAVKLALTRLIIPELRHVMREIYKSS from the coding sequence ATGAGTTCAGTCGAACAGCACCGGAAGGAAGCCCCGAATTCGGTCAACTGCTATATCATTACGGTCTCGGACACCCGGACAATAGATACGGATAAGAGCGGCCAGCTCATCGAGACTTTGCTTGAAGAGTCAGGCTATCATGTGGCCGGGCGGACCATCGTAAAGGATGACTACGACGATATCCGTGAACTGATTCACATCTGCGCAGCAGACAATGCCATTGAAGCGGTGCTGCTCACAGGCGGCACCGGCATAGCTCCAAGAGATTCCACCTATGAGGCAGTCGAATCACTGCTGGACAAGACGATGCCGGGTTTTGGCGAGATTTTCCGCTACCTGAGCTTTGCCGAGGACATCGGAACCGCGGCCATTCTAAGCCGGGCGGTTGCCGGAACGATTGGAAGCACCGCTGTATTCTCCATGCCCGGATCGACCGGAGCGGTCAAGCTGGCGCTGACCCGGCTGATCATTCCCGAGCTTCGGCATGTGATGCGGGAGATTTACAAGTCTTCCTGA
- a CDS encoding nitrogenase component 1 codes for MSKLIEQPRYSCALGVQQTVIAIQRAVPIVHAGPGCSTKIHGLLGQGEGYAGGSTIPCTNSSESEVVFGGEKKLKGVIDGAFKVIDADLFVVLTGCTSDIVGDDVGQVTREFQNLDKPIVFAETGGFKSNNYVSHDLIIKAIIEQYVDKYAPAKGEVIPGLVNVFASIPYQDPYWIGNLQEIKRLLIGIGLTPNILFGPESGGVSEWLTVPQAEFNIVVSAWPGLRSAKLLKRKYGTPFYHFPYLPVGGLETSRFLREVTAFGASIDREKAEKFIADEERKFYTHIERTADFMLEFRYGIPRMFYTILDATYAVGFSKYLLNELGIIPAEVQYIVDDTPEQYREGIREQFRRISDRRSANVEFSVDGGEIQEKIRQTNPKQRALILGSGWERDLAADIGADLLPISVPITYRLILNCGYAGYNGGLRLIEDIYDRVLGTYR; via the coding sequence ATGTCAAAACTTATTGAACAGCCGAGGTATTCCTGCGCTCTGGGCGTTCAGCAGACGGTTATCGCCATCCAGCGGGCCGTGCCTATTGTCCATGCAGGACCGGGCTGCAGCACTAAAATTCACGGCCTGCTCGGTCAGGGGGAGGGCTATGCTGGCGGGAGCACCATCCCCTGCACCAATTCAAGCGAATCCGAGGTCGTATTCGGCGGCGAGAAGAAACTGAAGGGTGTCATTGACGGGGCGTTCAAGGTCATCGACGCTGATCTGTTCGTCGTGCTCACCGGCTGCACCTCCGATATTGTCGGAGACGATGTCGGCCAGGTAACCCGCGAATTTCAAAATCTCGACAAGCCGATTGTGTTCGCGGAGACCGGCGGCTTCAAGAGCAATAACTATGTCAGCCATGACCTGATCATCAAGGCGATTATCGAGCAGTATGTCGATAAGTATGCACCCGCCAAAGGGGAAGTCATTCCCGGTCTGGTTAATGTCTTTGCTTCCATTCCATACCAGGACCCTTACTGGATCGGCAACCTGCAGGAAATCAAGCGGCTGCTGATCGGGATCGGTCTAACGCCGAACATCCTTTTTGGACCCGAATCGGGCGGTGTATCGGAGTGGCTGACCGTCCCTCAGGCTGAGTTTAATATTGTCGTGTCCGCCTGGCCGGGCCTGAGAAGCGCCAAGCTGCTCAAGCGGAAATACGGAACGCCGTTTTACCATTTTCCCTATTTGCCGGTTGGAGGATTGGAGACCAGCCGCTTTTTGCGGGAGGTTACGGCATTCGGCGCCAGCATAGACCGTGAAAAGGCTGAGAAATTCATCGCGGACGAAGAGCGTAAATTCTATACGCATATTGAGCGGACGGCCGATTTCATGCTGGAGTTCCGGTACGGAATTCCGCGCATGTTCTATACGATCCTTGATGCCACTTACGCCGTTGGCTTTTCCAAATATTTATTGAATGAGCTGGGTATTATCCCGGCAGAGGTTCAATATATCGTTGACGATACTCCCGAACAGTACCGCGAAGGAATCCGCGAGCAGTTCCGCCGCATCTCCGACAGAAGGTCGGCGAATGTGGAATTCTCGGTAGACGGCGGGGAAATTCAGGAGAAGATCAGGCAGACCAATCCGAAGCAGCGGGCGCTGATTCTCGGTAGCGGTTGGGAACGCGATCTGGCCGCCGACATCGGGGCGGATCTGCTCCCGATTAGCGTGCCGATTACCTACCGGCTGATCTTAAACTGCGGCTACGCGGGATATAACGGGGGCCTCAGGCTGATCGAGGATATTTACGACCGCGTGTTAGGTACGTATCGCTAA
- a CDS encoding ABC transporter ATP-binding protein: protein MIAMNEVSKIYETKNRLGWFRSERVSTQAVKSLSLTLEPGQITGLLGLNGAGKTTTIRMLSTLLDPTEGSIEVDGLEMSRSRTAIQHKVNMIAGGERMLYWRLTGRENLHYFGSLYGLESRHLRLESERLLKEVGLADAADRPVEQYSKGMKQRLQIARGLINDPKYLFLDEPTLGLDAPIARQLREMVCSLAKERGKGILLTSHYLQEVEELCDNVYVLDRGELLMCDTPDRIVGRVAGLQTAHFELTGWRDELNPLLMEYLHTEIGLNRKELTELHTPSAESGSSPGEPVRLTLKSRSADKLITKLLPWTAENGLKVISFSAEKPNLEDAIILLSEGKVS from the coding sequence ATGATCGCAATGAATGAGGTTAGCAAAATATACGAAACCAAGAACAGACTTGGCTGGTTCCGTTCCGAGCGTGTATCCACCCAAGCAGTAAAATCGCTGTCGCTCACCCTCGAGCCGGGACAAATCACCGGTCTTCTGGGGCTTAACGGAGCCGGCAAAACGACCACCATCCGCATGCTGTCCACCCTGCTCGATCCGACGGAAGGCAGCATTGAGGTGGACGGTCTGGAGATGAGCCGCAGCCGCACCGCCATTCAGCATAAGGTAAATATGATCGCCGGCGGGGAACGGATGCTGTATTGGCGGCTTACGGGCAGGGAAAACCTCCACTATTTCGGGTCTTTGTACGGTCTGGAGTCCCGCCATCTCCGGCTGGAAAGCGAACGTCTGCTGAAAGAGGTAGGTCTTGCGGATGCGGCAGACCGTCCGGTTGAGCAATATTCCAAAGGAATGAAGCAGCGCCTGCAGATCGCAAGAGGACTGATCAACGACCCCAAATATCTGTTCCTGGATGAGCCAACGCTCGGACTGGACGCGCCAATTGCGAGACAGCTCAGGGAAATGGTGTGCAGTCTGGCCAAAGAACGGGGAAAAGGCATTCTGCTGACCAGCCATTACTTGCAGGAAGTGGAGGAGCTGTGCGACAACGTCTATGTGCTGGACCGCGGGGAGCTGCTGATGTGCGATACTCCGGACCGCATTGTGGGCAGAGTGGCGGGGCTGCAGACGGCCCATTTTGAATTGACCGGCTGGAGGGATGAGCTGAATCCCCTGCTGATGGAGTACCTGCATACCGAGATCGGATTGAACCGAAAAGAGTTGACGGAGCTGCATACGCCCTCTGCCGAGTCCGGCTCTTCGCCCGGGGAACCTGTACGTTTGACCTTAAAAAGCCGCTCAGCCGACAAGCTCATCACCAAGCTGCTGCCATGGACGGCCGAAAATGGACTCAAGGTCATTTCCTTTTCCGCCGAAAAGCCCAATCTGGAGGATGCCATCATCCTGCTCTCGGAAGGAAAAGTGTCATGA
- a CDS encoding O-acetylhomoserine aminocarboxypropyltransferase/cysteine synthase family protein: MSEKSLGFDTLKVRAGYQSSDHNYAVAVPIYQTASYDLGSVERAERLFGLEEAGFLYTRIGNPTVDVLEQRLTALDNGSGAVAVASGMAAVAYTLLNLAEGGGRILTTPRLYGGTFDAIKHLFPKFNVHVDFVENSDDPEAFRQGIGPDTKAVLIESISNPNATILDVEAIAEIAHDNGIPLVIDNTFGTPYLFDSFAHGADIIIYSATKAIGGHGTTLGGVIVENGKFDWSNGKFPHFEEPQYLLRDQATGRERSFLEVFPGAPFTTRIRLSYLAYFGASLSPFDAFLLIQGIVTLSERIDKQVSNALKIVQYLQSSDKVSWVNHPVAEGSPYKALADKYFPKGAGSIFSFGFKGNEEQLKIFLNSVELFSYHANVGDARSLIINSPKTTHGELNAEEQSFAGIKPETVRLSIGLENADDLIADLEQAFEKAFVETLV; the protein is encoded by the coding sequence ATGAGCGAGAAATCATTGGGCTTTGACACATTGAAGGTAAGAGCGGGCTACCAATCGAGCGATCATAATTATGCGGTTGCCGTACCGATTTATCAGACGGCTTCCTATGATTTGGGCAGCGTGGAACGGGCCGAGAGATTGTTTGGCCTGGAGGAAGCTGGCTTTCTGTACACACGGATTGGAAATCCGACCGTTGATGTGCTTGAGCAGCGGCTGACCGCCCTGGACAATGGCAGCGGCGCTGTCGCTGTCGCATCGGGAATGGCGGCTGTCGCTTATACGCTGCTCAATCTGGCCGAAGGCGGAGGAAGAATTTTAACTACGCCCAGGCTGTACGGGGGAACGTTCGACGCGATCAAGCATCTGTTCCCCAAATTCAATGTTCATGTCGATTTTGTGGAGAACTCGGATGATCCTGAAGCGTTCCGCCAAGGCATCGGGCCGGACACCAAAGCGGTACTGATCGAGAGCATCAGCAACCCGAATGCGACCATCCTGGATGTTGAAGCCATTGCCGAAATTGCGCATGACAACGGAATTCCGTTAGTTATCGACAATACCTTCGGTACTCCATATTTGTTCGACTCTTTCGCTCATGGAGCGGACATCATCATTTATTCGGCGACCAAGGCGATCGGCGGGCATGGAACAACGCTTGGCGGAGTCATTGTGGAAAATGGCAAGTTTGACTGGAGCAATGGTAAATTCCCGCATTTTGAAGAGCCACAGTATCTGCTGCGGGATCAGGCGACAGGGCGTGAACGCAGCTTTCTGGAGGTGTTCCCGGGTGCGCCGTTTACGACCAGAATCCGGCTCAGTTACCTGGCTTATTTTGGCGCTTCGCTGAGCCCGTTCGATGCTTTCCTGCTGATTCAGGGCATTGTTACACTGTCCGAGCGGATTGACAAGCAGGTGTCCAATGCGCTGAAAATCGTACAATACCTGCAAAGCAGCGACAAAGTTAGCTGGGTTAATCATCCTGTAGCCGAAGGGAGCCCATACAAAGCGCTTGCCGACAAGTATTTCCCGAAAGGCGCCGGCTCGATCTTCTCCTTTGGCTTCAAAGGAAATGAGGAGCAGCTTAAGATCTTCCTTAATTCGGTGGAGCTGTTCAGCTACCACGCCAATGTAGGCGATGCCCGGTCGTTGATCATCAATTCGCCGAAGACCACACATGGCGAGTTGAACGCCGAAGAACAGAGCTTTGCCGGTATTAAGCCGGAAACGGTCCGTCTTTCCATCGGTTTGGAAAATGCCGATGATTTGATCGCTGATTTGGAGCAAGCATTCGAAAAGGCTTTTGTCGAAACGCTGGTGTAA
- a CDS encoding NifB/NifX family molybdenum-iron cluster-binding protein, whose translation MKVAVGSSDGYSVNQHFGQCDRFIIYEIDEEGLYVQSENRKIGSPASLNGHEQNRLNAVAESLADCSYVLVGRIGPGAAGVLHKQGITALAVEAPIEQALGRLLTFLQSRQGAILK comes from the coding sequence ATGAAAGTGGCAGTAGGCAGTTCAGACGGATATTCCGTGAACCAGCATTTTGGCCAATGCGACCGGTTTATCATCTACGAAATCGATGAGGAAGGCCTGTATGTACAATCCGAGAACCGGAAAATCGGCAGTCCGGCAAGCTTGAACGGGCATGAGCAAAACCGGCTTAACGCTGTGGCTGAGTCTTTGGCGGATTGTTCATATGTACTGGTAGGCCGAATCGGTCCAGGGGCTGCGGGGGTTCTTCATAAGCAGGGAATCACGGCTCTGGCCGTAGAGGCCCCGATTGAACAAGCTTTGGGCAGACTGCTGACCTTTCTTCAGTCAAGGCAGGGGGCCATTTTAAAGTAA
- a CDS encoding ABC transporter permease, with translation MWHTALATMVRNQRSNLRAYPWTFTLGHIIDGTYLVLVTYFSYVYLIQGDIQSRFAAYTGTSDYMTYVIIGGALNLFSVSMMMNVSRALITEWREGTLEALLLSPSSRFGYFAGTAVQQLFRSLFELGVVLIFGIAAGLRLPDFDPWSVLIGVFAYLLSCFTMGLLLGCVMLYSRDTYFVQNTLFVLTALLCGFQFPREYLPEALRIAGEVFPLTDALELLRGSLMTGGVIRLSDLVPILLMCAVYIALALWSGRRIERSMFERY, from the coding sequence ATGTGGCATACCGCCCTCGCGACAATGGTCCGGAACCAAAGGTCCAATCTCAGGGCCTACCCCTGGACCTTTACCCTCGGCCATATTATTGATGGAACGTATCTCGTTCTCGTCACTTATTTTTCATATGTATATTTAATTCAAGGTGATATTCAATCCCGATTTGCCGCATATACTGGCACCTCCGATTACATGACGTATGTCATTATTGGCGGAGCGCTGAATCTCTTCTCGGTCAGTATGATGATGAATGTGTCGAGAGCGCTCATTACGGAGTGGCGGGAAGGGACGCTTGAAGCGCTGCTGCTCTCCCCTTCCAGCCGTTTCGGCTATTTTGCGGGAACCGCCGTTCAGCAGCTTTTCCGCAGTCTGTTCGAGCTTGGGGTTGTGCTGATTTTCGGTATTGCGGCAGGCCTCAGGCTGCCCGATTTCGATCCTTGGTCCGTGCTGATCGGCGTCTTCGCCTATCTGCTCTCCTGCTTTACAATGGGGCTGCTGCTTGGCTGCGTGATGCTGTATTCCCGGGATACTTATTTTGTGCAAAATACACTGTTTGTGCTTACCGCTCTCTTGTGCGGATTCCAGTTCCCCCGCGAGTATCTTCCCGAAGCTCTACGGATCGCTGGTGAGGTATTTCCTTTGACCGATGCGCTGGAGCTGCTGCGCGGTAGTCTGATGACGGGCGGGGTAATCCGGCTAAGCGATTTAGTTCCGATCCTGCTAATGTGCGCTGTCTATATCGCGCTTGCGCTATGGAGCGGTCGAAGAATTGAGCGGAGCATGTTCGAGCGGTACTAA
- a CDS encoding nitrogenase component 1 yields MPKVNLNLTEVPVREKRLGSITGFAGTAGELVDCSSSGCLKDGTRSFSQCMGCSSGNAFCQLSMIRDAAMVNHAPVGCAGDFFGFNFVYRVGQMERDLPPAIGRYFNTNIEEMDTVFGALSKLEKTIRLAYDRVKPNAIFVTTSCASGIIGEDVESVTDRLTKELGIPVVNCVCEGFRSKIWTSGFDAAYHSIVRKIVKPPQKRTNKVNIINFWGSDVFSKLLNRLGYEANYVVPFSTVSQLETISEAAATIQICPTLGTYMGAALEQVYGVPEIKAPMAYGLAGTDAWMRELGRVLDREAEIEEIIREERAAVLPKLEEYRAKLKGTTCYLTAGSAHGHALIALLSELGIDVQGAAIFHHDPIYDNEDTSADMLDHTVKTYGDIKGYNVCNKQAYELVNILNRVRPDLMIARHGGMTLWGAKLGIPTLLIGDEHFSWGYQGLINYAERILETLDNREFVTNLAKHSSMPYTKWWLEQDPYTFLGGNTHVKTY; encoded by the coding sequence ATGCCGAAAGTCAACTTGAATTTAACCGAGGTTCCGGTGCGCGAGAAGCGTCTGGGTTCGATCACGGGCTTTGCCGGCACCGCGGGAGAACTGGTCGACTGCTCCAGCAGCGGCTGTCTTAAGGACGGCACCCGTTCTTTCAGCCAATGCATGGGCTGCAGCTCAGGGAACGCATTTTGCCAGTTATCAATGATTCGGGATGCGGCGATGGTCAACCATGCGCCAGTCGGTTGTGCCGGGGATTTCTTCGGCTTCAATTTTGTTTACCGGGTCGGACAGATGGAGCGTGATCTTCCGCCGGCCATAGGCAGATATTTTAATACCAATATTGAGGAAATGGATACGGTCTTCGGCGCTCTTTCCAAGCTGGAGAAAACCATTCGCCTTGCGTATGACAGGGTGAAGCCGAATGCGATTTTCGTGACAACATCCTGCGCTTCGGGAATTATTGGGGAAGATGTGGAAAGTGTGACGGACCGGTTGACAAAAGAGCTCGGCATTCCGGTTGTGAACTGTGTCTGCGAGGGCTTCAGATCCAAGATCTGGACCTCGGGCTTCGACGCTGCCTATCACTCTATCGTACGCAAGATTGTGAAGCCTCCGCAAAAGCGGACGAACAAGGTGAATATCATTAACTTCTGGGGCAGCGATGTATTCTCCAAGCTGCTGAATCGCCTGGGCTACGAAGCGAACTATGTCGTTCCCTTCTCTACGGTAAGCCAGCTGGAGACGATTTCCGAGGCGGCCGCAACGATTCAGATTTGCCCGACGCTCGGCACCTATATGGGGGCCGCGCTGGAGCAAGTATACGGAGTGCCGGAGATTAAGGCTCCCATGGCTTACGGATTGGCTGGAACGGACGCGTGGATGCGTGAGCTGGGCCGTGTTCTGGACCGCGAAGCCGAAATCGAGGAGATTATCCGCGAGGAGAGAGCGGCCGTTCTACCGAAGCTGGAGGAGTACCGGGCGAAGCTCAAAGGCACGACCTGCTATTTGACAGCGGGATCAGCCCACGGTCATGCCCTGATCGCCCTGTTGAGTGAGCTGGGAATTGATGTGCAGGGCGCGGCTATCTTTCATCATGACCCTATTTATGACAATGAAGATACGTCGGCGGATATGCTGGATCACACCGTCAAGACATATGGGGATATTAAGGGCTACAACGTTTGCAACAAGCAAGCTTACGAGCTGGTGAATATTCTGAACCGCGTACGTCCCGATCTGATGATCGCCCGTCACGGCGGAATGACGCTCTGGGGCGCAAAGCTCGGTATTCCTACGCTGCTGATCGGAGACGAGCATTTCAGCTGGGGTTACCAGGGTCTGATTAATTACGCGGAACGGATATTAGAAACGCTCGACAACCGGGAGTTTGTGACGAACCTGGCGAAACATAGTTCCATGCCTTACACCAAATGGTGGCTGGAGCAAGATCCATACACTTTTTTGGGAGGCAACACTCATGTCAAAACTTATTGA